The Dasypus novemcinctus isolate mDasNov1 chromosome 2, mDasNov1.1.hap2, whole genome shotgun sequence genome contains the following window.
agtaatggaagaaattgtagcattgatgtagagaaagtggccatggtacctgctgagggtagggagagggaagaagagatatgatgtgggggtgttttcaggacttgacgttgtcctgggtggtactgcagggatagttgctggacattgtacgtcctgccatggcccactgggtggactgggggagagcataaactacaatataaaccattatccatgtggggaAGCAGTACTCcaagacgtattcaccaaatgcaatgaatgtcccacaatgatgaaagaggttgttgatgtgggaggagtcgggtgagggggttgggggggtatatagggacctcttatattttttgaatgtaatatctaaaagagaaaaagaaaaaaacaaacaataaacaacaacaaaaataaacctttaaaggAAGCCTGGTGCATTTTAGAGCCTCAATCTCTTTCCCAATTTGATACTCATCTCTTCTCCTCCCCAGGGCTGGTCGGCTCTGGCTGTAGAGCCCTGACATGGTGGGAATGGGGAAGGGCATGGTctgatgttttccttctctcctcccttttgGGAACTTTCCCTCCTTGGGTATATTGGGATGAAAAGGAAGAGGATAGAAAAAGACCTGTGTCTCTTACATGATGGTGCTATTGTCATTCTTGCATCTATTGTCTCTTTCATGACTGGGATGGATTGTTGGCTGCCCGACTCTGTGGCATGTGGGTTCCATGAGACATGTGCATCCATTCTTCAGGATTCCTCCATGAGGGACCTCCCACCCCACAACTCCCTATCAAGAGCGAGCACCTTGCTCTCCCCACTTCTAGTCCCCTGCTCCCATCCCTGTGGTCATCCTACAGCCCCTTGCTGCTGGGTCCCCTCACCTGGCCTTGTAGACATCCTTCTTCGGGAGGTGCTTAAGTCCACTGAGCTTCCAGCTGTCTATTTCAGCTGCAGAAAACCACATGACCTTGCTCCACCAAATGGTGGGAGGTTGTCTTATTTTTGCCTCAGAGAGGCACAGGTTTGGGTGCTGCTTGTTTTTTTCCAGCGCAATTGGAAAAGCACTGTTCAGCATTTAACTTTGAGAAGGTAGTTAGAACAAGTAGAAGGTCTCTAGTTTACAGCTAACTAGGAAGAAGGCAACATTGGAGTTGCTTAGTGTCTGTCCATTAGAGTGGCTTTATTTTGAGTCTGATGGGAGGGCTTTAGAGCATGAAAAAAATTGGAGCACACTTCATGTCATGTGGTGTGAACTACACACTTCTCATCaactagaccaggggttcttaaccaggggtccatggaaagatttcagagggtccatgagcttgaattgaaaaaaaaattaacttattatctttattttctctgactactaactgaaatctagcatttcctacactTATGAATGTTTGCAATAGATTACAATAGTATTCATTCCATATCACAAGAGAGTTGTTGTATATCTAAAAAAATTGCTTACTCTTCGAAATTATGGTAGTTAGACCTGTCACAAGTTGACAGtcgtcataaaactatctgctgctttattctgagaaggggtccatggttttcacctgactggcaaaggcatCTGTGGAACAAatcaggttaagaacccctgccctagaccctggaggtggaggaggggagaggggcaaGAGAGAATAGGAGGCTTAAAATAGGGGTGAAGGAGCTTTGGGATGGACCAGGATCCCAATGTAACAAGGACCAATTGTTCCCTAGACTGGAAGGAGACCTGTAGATCTTCAAAGGAGATGTTTTTAGGAAGAAAATTGGGCTGGTCTCTCCTGGGGCCTGGCCCAAATTGACTAACCACAGGACACTGAGGGACAACAGCAGGAGTGACATGAGCCGAGAAGTGTCTGAAAAGGCCGCTCTGACAGCTGTGGGAGGTGGGATGGGAGAGGCCTAGGCTGGGAGCTACAGTGGGAATTTAGGAAGCCAGGCTGGGCTCAGCATGAGGGTGCCCATGGGAATGAAGCGATGTAGACAGACAAGAGAGGTACTGCGAGGCAGATGTGGGcacctgggggaggggtggggctgggggagccgATGGTGGTGGAGTCAGGGAGATGGAGCAGGGTCTGGGTGGGGGCAAGGAACTACCAGGGAAATGCCTGAGGACAGACTCCTGAGAGGAATCAAAACCACAGCATTAAAGAAATTGCTCAGTGTGGAAATTGTGACCAGACCCAAGTCAGAAGGAGAGGCGTTCTAGGAAGGCAACGTTGGGACGAAATGACTTTTTACAAAGCGTTTATTTTTCCCAGAGGTAAAGGAACCCTTCTGAAATCtgagagacaaatgaaaatggccCCACACCCTTTCTGAGTTCTGTTCAGAGACTCTTGAGAGGGCtccaatattaaaataaataagttcaCAATAAGgaggataataaataaataaactgccACATATACAAGCTTGCTTGTTGGTAATCCTGAGATGAAACTTGAGCTGCTCAATTCTGACACCAGGTGTTCAACAGATGAGATCTGGACCAGAGCATGGCGATCATTCCTGGGAAGGAATATTGGAGATCCAGGACCTGAGGCCAGCCCTCAGCTCTGGGAGGGCAAGAGACTGAGCTGAGAGCCTGGATATGGGGTTGATGTGCAGCCCTGCGAAAACCTCAGAACATCACTTATCACATCCAGGAAGCTTTCCAAACTCCTTGAGAACACAGTAAAATTTGTTTCCAGGATATGTACCAACGTTTCCTTTAAAGAAACCAGAAAGTTGGGTCAGTTGTAGAGAAGGTGGAAGGGATATGGCAAGAAGTATGCAGCCCAGTTGGCAGCTTACCTGGGATGTGGGCATGGCAGTAGTTGGCAGGAGTGTCTGTGGACAAGAGAGGCCAGTCAGGCATTCAGGGAAACCAAGAAGGCCACGAGAGCCTTGCTCCGGAGCCACaggtcctctgcagctgagaagGGACCGGGCAGTGGCTCCGACCCCAGCCCTGGTAGGGTTGGtaggggtgggggtaagggggaGGTGGAAACTACTGTCTGGGAAAGGGCAAGACAGGGCTATGGGCTCTGACCTGGAATGGGGTCTTTCTGGGATGTGGCGACCCCATTGACTACAACCCTCCCCAGACTCACACACCTCAAGCTCTTTCAGGTTTTTAGTGACAGCTGTTGATGAGCCATTGAATAACGTCTCTGTGGCATTCAGGAAGGCATCCATGTTAGACTTCAGAAGGTCCTTGCTCTGTAGGGACAAAGACTGTGAGGTAGGGCCAGAGAGGGCTGTCCTTCTCCTGGCCTTCTTTGTCAAGCCCCTGCTTCCCTTCTGGGATGGCCCAGACCCGTGCCTTTCACCATCACCCCCAGCCCTCTGCCTCTTCTGCTTGATCCTGCccctacccctcaccccccagaaGTATCCAGCTGCCCCAAGAGCAGGGCACATTGTGGGCAAGTGGCCAGAGTCCATTCTGGTAAATCCCAGCCAAAGCAGGCTCCATTCCACCTCCTGGCTCCAGGCGGGCTGGCTAAGAAGACTGGGTGAATAGGGAAATTCTTGAACCAGCTGCCAGGGAAGAAACTGAAGGGAAGGGGAACAGCTATGCCTACATAAAATATTAGAACTCCCACActtgagggggaaaaaacatcTCCCATGCAAAATCTACTTGAGGGAAAGAATAGGCTGGTGGAAATATTTGTAGTTAAGATTCCACATAAAGGGTTAAGATTCAGGGATGCTTGGCCCAGGTGCACCCAAATGCAGGGCAGTGACTGGTGACAAGAGCAGTGGCTGTCAGGGAGGCAGGAGGCCCTCGGGCTCAACGCTCACCGTCAGGATCCCATGCAGCTCCGCATCTTGAGACCCCTGTGTGGGGAAAGGGAGTCCATGATGCCTTTGGCCTGAGGTGGccactgccctgccctgccccgtgCCCAGCCTGGCCCCAGCTACTCACAGAGGAGTGGTTCAGGTGCATTTTAATTTCACGGATGAGGTACCGGTGGTGGCAGTAGTCCAGAGGCTTGGTTGCCGTGGTCCTCAGGGGGTTTTGGAGgctgagggggaggaggaagatgaGCGGGAGGCAGAGAGCATATCTCCCCATCTGTGTGCTGCTGGGAGCTGGCGTGGTCTTCCCTGACCCTGTGCGGATCTGAAGCATCCTTCTTATAGGCCCACTgaagggggtggaggagggggaaagaggagcgACAGGGCCGGAAGTGGGGCAATGGTGCCTGATACCCATTTCTGATATGGAACCTCCATGATAAATAGATCAAGCTATTCATCATTTTctagaactttttttttgagTAAAGCTTGAAAAAATGTTCTCAAAGGGTTTCTCCTCACCTCACCAAGGAAGATAAGCACTGGCTGCGTCCTGTGCAGCGTGGGCACCTGGCTCTGAAGCCACTTGCTCCTGAGCCTGTCTGGGTCTCCTGCCCAGCCAGGATCGGGTCCTGCCATCCCCAGGACAGCTCTGACCCTCTGCCAGCCACCCCAACTActtttctccttctctgcctAGGAGGCAGACCAGACAGGTGGTGTTGGTGGTGCCACCAGCAGAATTTTGACTGAGGTCATGGGCAGACTAAATCCGATGTGTAATGCCATGGGGATGGTGGCAGGAGAGCACTTCGTGGTGACTGATCCTGCATCCCTGCTGGCGATGGGCACCCCAGAAAATTCCACCAGGGTCTGTGGGGGTGAGTGACAAGAAGGGGCAGGTGTGAACCTCCAGCTGACTGGGCCCCAAGGGCTGGAGCCTCGGACACTGTGCCCCACTCTGCGTGGATATGGGCCACAGGCAGGGACTGAGCCACGCTGCAGGGATCTAGCTAAATGGGGGCCAGAGACCCACCCCGGAATCTCTGGGGTCTCCAAGCACCCTCAGCAGCAATCCCTGGGGGTTTTCTTGCCCAGCCCTGTCAGCGCCTGTCTCATGTCCCCCAGTGCTGGGCTCACTCATTTCCCTTCCTGATTGCAATCAACCTGCCTGGGGAGAAGACTTGGGTTGAGCTGACGCACATGCCGATGGGGGAATCCCTTCCTCACAGATGGCCAGGGTTCTCCTGGGGGGCAGGGCCTGGATCTGCCGCCGGAAAGCAGCGTTTCTGTGATTTCACCTGAAAAGGCCCCTTTGGAGTGGAGGGTCTGGTTCTGCTGTGAGGCCACCGAGGCAGGTCCCAGTCATCTCTGGTCACCTTTGTCTTTTGGAACGCGACTCTCAGCACCACGGCAACAGGTGTCAGGTGGCACCCAATGGGCACACTGCCAGCCCCCCATCTCCTGCCTCCCTTGCTCTCCCAGGCCGCCCCTCTGCCCCGGTCcctctctgctccctgccctgctggTCACGGCCTCCTCCCAGGGGCTGCCTCACGGGCCCTCCAGTCCTCTCTTGCCCAGGGAGGCCCCAGTTACGCCCAACCTCCTCTCCCTCTGACCCAGCCTGCTAGCGCCTTAAGGTCACCCCCACATTCAGTGTTAACAGCCACTCAGCCCTGTCAACCCCTGTGACTCTGACCCCACCTACCCAAGCCCTGATCTTCAAGTTGATGCGTGTCCACTTCTGCCACCAAACCGACCTCTGCCCTGCCACCCGCAGAGGCCCCGGTGACCTCCTTGTCAACAGTGCCCATGGCTACAGCCCATCCTCACCCCACTGTCCCCCTCCCACCACACGGCACGACCCCGACGTCTGCCACTTTCCAGTGCTGCCAAGGTGGGCACTCAGCCTCTGGGGCCAGACAGACCTGGTTGCTTCTCCAGTTGCATGAGCtcagtctctctgtgcctcagtttcctcattgtaaaatgggggtaataagaGTACCCACCTGATAGGCCcattgtgaggactaaatgagctCACCCGTGATAAAGATTCAGTGCCTGGCATTTGGTAAATGCTGCTGGATGAAAGTTAGCCATTGGAGCCCTTACCTCCATCCATCCcattctccttctccttttctccaACCCCACAAGTCTCACCCTCGCCCAGAGCACTCTCCCAGCACCCTCACTGGCCTCCCTGCTGCCCCAACCTTCCCAGCCGTGCCCCTGCAGCAGCTAGATGGGGCATCCTGGGATACAAATCTCACTACGCCCCTCCCAGCTGAAATCCCCACAATGATTCCAGGGCTCCTAGCATGAAGGCTAAGCTTCTTTCTCCTTTAATACAGTTTATCTTTAAAACACCACAGATGCCAAGATTTACAATAGTACTACTCAGAATTTTACTTTGCTACACTACCACACAAAGTCAGGACTTTTAAAGAAACGGAAGAAATACACAGGAATGTTTGGTCTCTACAGTTTTAAAGTGTTTCTTCAAAAAgctcattaaattaaaaagatagaGGCTTTCTCTATAAGGAATCATAGTGTGCACACAGCTGCCTGAAATTTTTCTATAAAGTTCACATCAAGATACAGGTGAGCATCAGAAATTGagccctgggggcctggggcaCCGCAGCCCTGCCCGAGCTGAGATTGCCGGTGGACTCTCAATCAGAACTTCTCTAACACCAATGGGGATCACCGGGGATCTTGTCAAGAtgcagtttctgattcagtaggtctggagtgGGGCCTAAGGGTCTGCATTTCTAAGgcccccaggtgatgctgatgctgtcGGTCCGAGGAGCACACTTGGGGTAGCAAGGCTCTAAATCGGCCTTGCCCCACTAAAGCGTCAGCTTCGTCAGGAGGGCCATGCCCGGCTCATTCACGGTGCCTGCACATGGGGAGCACTTAAAAGTCTATTGAACGAATTGTGCTTGGGGGTACCCAGCCTGGTCCTAAGGTGCCCTGCGCATTGCCTCATTTGAACCACGCCTTTGAGACCTCCTCTTGCTTCTCCAGGATGCCCTGTGCCCAGATGCCAGCTCTCCTCCGTGTCCAGGGCTCTTGGCTCTTGGCGTGATTCTCCCAGCATTGCCTCAGGAGAGCCTCGGGAGCCGTGGGGGCTGCCAGACCATGCGGGCCCTGCGAGTCGCAGCCTCTTCCCCTGCTTCTGATGCAGCCACATCCTGGTCCTTGTCTTTACCAGATCTGCTCCCGCTCAGAAAACAAAACGCCGAAATTCTCTAGACTCAGCACAACCCCTACCCTCCATCTCGCCACACTGATGGCATCTCGCCCTGCCCTTCCCCTGGCTTTTCCGCCCTGACCtctcttctccccacccaccccagtccCCGTCATCTCAGGGAATTCTCGGGAATGTCCCCTTCACACTCACCCCTTTACCAAAACCCCCTGACCCGGGCCTGTGTTGGGATCTGACATTCTCTATGGGGGGCAGGGGGACCACCCCTGGGCCCCCCactctcttggttttccttcctcttctctggCTGCTGCTCTCAGGTCCCTTGTGGGCTGCCCCCCACAGTCTGTCCTGCCCTCTTCCGCCCTCTGCAAACCCtctaagaactttttttttttcgtttttttgtttgttttcagtcatcttttattataattaaaaataatgtctcGACATTGACAGAGCATATGTCTCAGTGTCAAGGATCTAAAGACAAACCTTCCCATCCTGTGGGAGGCAGACAAGCAAGTGACCACTGTAGTGCCATTTTGTAAATTGGGATGGGTGTGACCCAAGTGAGTCTGGAGATGCCTGGgccaatttttatttatctgtaatGGAGCCAGAAAATACCAAAAACGGGCGCTCTAAAGGCCAGGGGCAGGCTATAACCTCCCCCTACCAACCATTCTCCCTAACACACTTCCAAAACCTACATCTCATTCCCTTCCGACTGTTGAAATTAACAGGGTTCAGTTAATCCTTCTCTTCCTTTGCCTCCGTGGTGACAGGAGCAGTGGGCCATGTGGCTAAATGTGACAGGGTTTACCTTTCCTGACTGGAGCATTCTCCCTCAAGACGGTGGTGTTGCTTGACCATGGCCTTTAGCATGACTCCCAGCTGTGGTCCTGGGGTCCTCCCAGAACGTTATACCCCTCCCATGTTCCAGCACACAAACGGTGATCTGGACCCACGCAGCACAGCCCTCTGGCTTCGCTCGCCTTGCCGCTTCCACCTCGGCCGGACGCTCCACCCAATCCCTGTCTCCCCAGTGACTGTAGGGCCATCTTCAAGGGTCCCTGTCCTCAGACCCCTGAACCCAGTTCTTCTGTGCACGTCCACTGAGGGACGTCCCGAGGGCTGTGGCCAGGTCTCGGGCAGGAACTAAGACCTGCCATCATAGGGCACGGCCGGGCCATGCTATTTATCAGACCAATAAAAGAATGGGCACCTGGCGCCTGTGTGCCATCCAGCAACCACCAGGAACAAAAAGTGTTAAGAAGAAGCTACCCCAAGCTCAGGGGGTCACGCACTGGGGGCTTTAACATGGGTAACTCAGTATTGGGGGGGGATTCCATCCGTGGTTGACCCTTCATGTGGATGGTTAGTCATGTGACTGATGCTGCCAAACCCTTGTCTGTTCCAGGTGGGTCCCTACCTGGCCACCCAGGCAGAGCCAGGTCAGGCGGGCAGCAGAGGGTCAGGGTtgtccaggggaggggaggaccgGGTCCCAGCTGGGCAGTAGGCCGAGGTGGGCCCAGAGTCCGACTGCCCTCACCTGTCAGAGGTGTGCTGTCACTTCTCCCTACTCTTCCCAGCGGAAGAGTCCATCTCTTACCCTCCTTGACAAAGTGAAGGGAAACCTTTGAGTAATTGTTTTCCGACTCTCCGAGTCTCACTGATCTCGAGTACTAGAAAGTGATGATTAAATCTGTGGTTTGCTGTGAATGTTCCATGTCAGATAAAGATTCTTCCAATGCCTGCCCCCCACGCCCCACGGCTTACCTCAGGTTGACAGCACGCTACCGTGGCATATATAACACGGGAGGCTGTCGCGGACAGTTCAGAACCCCACGGAGGACCAGGATAAGACAGAATGCATCCCTCCAAGTCAGCCATGGGGAcactccctgccctgcccctgctcctgctcctgctagGCCTCGGGCTCCGAGCCCCTCAGGCCCAGGGGCTGCCGGTGAACATCACTTTTAAGAAGTGCCAGATCATGGTCAAAGAAATTCAACAATTGCTAAACATGATAACTTTGCGTCCAGGGGTGAGTAGCCGGGATAAGGTTGGGATGGGGCGGAGAGGGGTTGCTGGGTGCCTCAGGCAAGCGGGACTCATGAGCTTTCTCTCCTGCCCCTGTAGGAGCTCGATCCAGAAGAGGTTGGGATCCTGACGGTAAGAGCTCAGCCCTGGACTTTGGCACATCGGGGTCTCCTTCCTGGGTGACCTCAGCATGTCACTCAAACCTTGCCTTGCCTCAGTTGTTCTTCTATAAAATAGGGGGAGCAGCGCCTATTCAGAGGGGTTGTTAAGAGAGTGAAATGACGTAATGTATGTCAAGTTCCCAGCCCAGTGTCAGGCACTTAACAGGTGTTCAATACATGGCCTCTGCTACGgctataataatgaaaatgattatttaaaatataaaacgaAAACACAGCTCTAGGGAAATAATACCAGGGACGTGAAGCTCAGTTTCCCAGGAAAGATGGACTAAAATTTCCTCCTCAAACTTGactgcttccttccttcccattAAAAAACCTGTTTGTTTGCCACCTACATCAGGCCTGGCCTTATCACTTTCAGTGATGTTTTCTAATCCCGGTTGGCTTTGATGGCTTTGCCTCACCTTTGTTTGCATGGCATTTCTTGGATCAAACAAGAGGCTGAAATCTTCCCTGGGTGTTTTGACCATTTGCATTTCCCCTCTTCGGGGCTCTCAGTTCCCTTGTTGCTCCATTCCCACGCTAGGGCctctgatttttttcctgatttctaggAGCCCTTAATTTGGTGGAAGCATTTGATCATGCCTCCTAGCTCACGTACTTCCCTGGGCTAAATCTCTGCCTTTCACAGGGCTTCTCTAGGGAGATATTTTTTCCCCAAGTACCAGAAGTTAACTCTGTCCACCCAGGCCCTCTCTGCAGCTCCCGTGGTCCCTGGGGCTTGGGGTTTGGGGAAGCAGGCGCGGCCTGGGGTGTGTGCTCACTCCCAGACCTGTGCCCTTTGGGGCAGCTCTGGGATCCACGTGAGGCAAGAAGGGGACTGAAGGGGATTGTCCAAGGATATTCCCGACCCTTCTCCTCTCACACATATTCTTTGTCACCTTAGGACGAGTCCAATTGGCGGGCAAACCTGGATGCATTCCTGAATGCTATTATTCATTTCCAGAAGGAGGATGTATCAAAAATTGAGAGAAATCTTCGGGTACGTAAAGCTGTCGGGGGCGCGGGGGCTCCCTGCCGTGGCACTGCCCTGCCTCTGGGGAGGAGGGTGGCAGGACCCGCTCCTCTTCCTGGGGTGTCTCTGACTGTCTGCTTCGGTCTCTCCCCACAGGCATTCAAGCTGACCCCGACCTCAGCCGAGCCCACGGTAAGCTGCACCCCAAGAGGCCCCTGCCATGGCCCGGCCCTCGGCCTCTCACCCCTCTTCAACTGGCCTCATCTAATGCTCCCTTCCTGGTTTCTTCTCAGGCACCCCCAATCAGCATCGAAGAGAAAGACTGGGATGACTTTGGAAGGAAGTTGGATAAATATCTGGATGTTCTTTGTCCAATTTTTGCCAGAAGCGAAATGACAACTGTCAGCAACAAACCATAACCCTTCACTCCTCAGTCTGAGGTCCGGCTTCCTTCCCGGGCCTTCCCGCCAGGCCTTGGGACGTCTGACACACCAGTGTTTGACAACTGGACGCCTCTCCTGCAGTCCGGGACTAGAAGGA
Protein-coding sequences here:
- the IL3 gene encoding interleukin-3, which produces MGTLPALPLLLLLLGLGLRAPQAQGLPVNITFKKCQIMVKEIQQLLNMITLRPGELDPEEVGILTDESNWRANLDAFLNAIIHFQKEDVSKIERNLRAFKLTPTSAEPTAPPISIEEKDWDDFGRKLDKYLDVLCPIFARSEMTTVSNKP